Within the Setaria viridis chromosome 3, Setaria_viridis_v4.0, whole genome shotgun sequence genome, the region tattactctccggaggtccaaATCTGTCTAAATCTTGCacccctgtgttaccattcgagttcttcaTCTTACGATCTTCCCCgtctacaaatctaccacctaggtaacccctagtggactgccgaTCACTAAATCCGATACAACCATATTTGCGCACCaacatttatctttttttttgtttcaacaGCATGACCATTACCTGTTGATGAGATTCGATCTGattcacaaaagaaaaaagagacaaaaaaataaagaaaataaattttattGACACTTGGGATCCGATGATTCGTAATCCAATTTAGTACTCTCTCCGTTGCAAATTGTTAGTTTAGCTTTTTATTCTAAGTCAAATTTATATAACTTCAATCAAGTTTGTttgaaaatatattaatatctaCAATATCAAATGAATACACTATCAAGGTATATTTCATGATCTATTTAGTGAACTTAGCTTGGTGttgtagatatttgtatattgtTCTATAAACTTGCTCGATCACTTAATACAAAactaaaacgacttacaatttcaAACAAAGTGAGTAACAAGTTTTTGCTAGATAATATACACCCAAAGATGCATCATACATTTTCTCCACAAGCGCACTGAAGTTTATAAATTTAGATGAATATTTTAAATTTGCACTATGATCAACAAAGAATTGTGCCAGTCTTTGTCCCATGTAGCCACTTCAGTGCCATGCCAAAGCCATAATTTATGAATAATAgtctaatactagttgcaatCTAGGTGTACATGTAATCCCAACTTTATCatcaatttatattttattttaccttCACTTTTTTGTATAGCTACTATGCTTTCTTCATGATATAAAAAATTCAAGTCTAGGGCTATCATAATAGCATTTTTCAGTTGCAAACATAGCTCAACTTTGTTAGAATTTTCACGATGGAACCTGTGCATATACATTTGGGTCTCCGACTCAGTACGAGTGCTCATATTTTtactaattattatttttttagtaGTTGGTGATGTGCCTATTGACATCGGAACGCCTGtatgacttcgtcaatctcaatATATATTGGCTCATATTCTCGAAGGTGTTTATAGAGGTAGTGTGTGTGGTTTTATAAGGAtgaatgtgtgtgtgtgcactGTGAGCGTTTGGCTCATATTCTCGAAGCCCATCTTATCTCTTTTTTCCCATTTTTACCAAGCTGTGTTTCTATTTTTACTATTTATATTAAAAGCTAATGCGAATTTAAAAATTGATATCTTATTGCATACAATGTGCAAACTTTATGTTTAAATCATGTTATCTTCTAGGGTGTCTTAGGGTAGTGCTGATCGGTAATTTATAAATGAACATATATGTCTTTTTGTTAATTATTTCATTATGGGAAGGATAGGTAATTTATAAATACTAGTACATATATTGCaagggagaaaaataaaaaaatatcgcACTTCTCTTGGTGATAGGACATCTGCTGGTGCTTCTAATGATTTTTTGCATCAATGACAAAGAGGGGAGACTAGATCCGCTTGGGCGACAGGGCGAGGGGAGACTCGGTGCAGCGGACAGGGAGACTCCATTTGGTTGGTGACAGGGCAAGGGAGACTTAGCATGGCTGTTGGTGGCTGTGATGTTCCGTTCCTGTTAAGCCAGATCACCATGACATTGAGTACCCGTTGCCCATCCCTTTTTCATGGCTTTCCCAATATGCTCCCTACCTTCGATGTCTCCTTTCCGTGGCCCTACTTTCTGCGAGCTACGAGTTTTATTTGATCAAGTTTTTAAGAGAGGTGTGATGTATTCAATGTTACCTAAATCCTAAACGCTAAACAGCCGGCACCTACCATTTAGCTCTTTATTCAGACTAAACGATCAATTAAACGGGTTAAACGGTCATTAAACAGGCTAAATGGATGATTAAATGGACATGGATAGACACTGTGCAGCATGTAAATAGGCTAAACGGCTGTGTACATGAACACTGGATGTATTCGATAAGAAAATGTACTAAGAGTGGGGTTAGGAGTTTTGACTATGGTAGTGCCTGAGCCCCACCTGTCAGTGGCACATGACGGATCAAAAGTCAATGGACGGAAGAAGGGTATGCTCTTTAGCCGTCTCAGCTCTCAAGGGTAACACTGATCGGTAATTTATTGATGAATATATACGCCTTTTTGTTAGTTATTGCATAATGGGAGTGATAGGTTTATAAATATGTATGTAATTTGAACATAACTATTTTTTTTAGTAAGAGCTGTGAGTAactttgttttttcttcaaaTGAGTACGCCTAGGCCTTAAGAGTAAAAGTGGGTCTCCTTCTGTTGCCAATAATTAAGAAAGATAATAGTACTCCTTTAATTATTAGAGACTTTATTAGCTTATTAGTATACAACTTATGACGAGAGGCAAAACAATCATGAAAAGTTACCCGAGGGCGCATATTGCTTAGTTTGTTAGATTACTTTGATGGAACTTGCAAATTCGGTATAATTCTTCAAACTATATTCGTCTGGTTGTTAGTCGACTTATCAATAAAAAGATATTTACGGTTTCTTCGTCAGCCTCAAGACTTCGCATTTTAGTAAACACTTCGCATTTTAGTAAACTGTTGAAATTATATGTGAACGTCCACGTGTACAACACTACAACTATTTAAAAACATTATAAAATTCTGACAAATTTAAAAGGAAAGCCCCACGTATATTTGTTGGCTGCAGCTGATACGGTTCGCAAAATCTAGAGCACCGAGTGGTGACCGGAGATTACCAAATACTAGCAATCAACCATACGTGCTCCTGCCACCTCCTGATGTGACTGCAGTGGATGGATTCCAGTGGGGTGCAGTGGTGCCCGGGACACATCCCGTTCCCGGACCGCTTTGCGCGTACATGTATCTATTCCAACCCAATCTTAACCCGATTCCTCTTTAAAAGCGTGCGTACAACGCATCCCCCCGTCTCCATTTCCCACACGCGTAACAAGTGTTGCGTGCCGGCACCCAGTGCCTGCCTAACTGTAGCTAACTAATAGCTCTTCCACTGGGCGCCCTGAGGCTGCTTCTCCTCTGACGGAGCAGGAGGTGGGGGAGCAATGGCGGCTGAGGATGGGAGAGAGGAGAAGAGGGGCGCGGAAGCGGCGGTCGCGAGGAAGGCGAAGAAGCAGGGAGGGTTCAGGACTATGCCCTTCATCCTAGGTGAGTGATTCACTCCTTCAAGTCCTCTGCTTACTCCATATGCTTTGATCAATTGATCTGATCTGTTCTGCTTAGAATCCTGCTTTTACTCGACTGGATTGTCCTTCAGATTCTTCCTCTGTTTCTTGAGCTGGGTGCCTCTGCAATTAATTAGTCTCCATTTTTCATCGCCAAAATTCATAACCTGTTGTTGGGGGGAAATCGTAACTGCTCATCAGAAGATAGCATGGGAACTGAACTAATAAAGAACGTTACCAAAATCTCTCGTTGCAATTTGCAAGTACTTTTCTTTTGAACTTTCATTCCAATACTGTCCCTGCATGCACGCCACCTTTCGGTGCTGCAACGGGAACGGACGCTGCATGTCTGAACACGCTGCTGGACGATACCACAGAGCACGCCAGTCCACGCATATACGGCACTCCTCCTTTCGCACCAGTCCTTGTTGTTTTCCCTCTGGGTCAAACCAGTCTATTGTGCTCGACCGACATGGGCAACTAAAAAATTGATGTCTTTGGATTTACGTCAGATGATTCAGCCAAGAACAGCATCAAGGATCTCCTTTAAGAGTAATGAAATTCTAAACTGCCAAACTGTAGCTATCAGTGGCGGCGATCAATCAACCATAGTGACCTTATTGACCATGTTTTGGCTATCTTTTAGGTGAGTTGAGAACACCTTTTTATTTAATAATTTAGGAATCAGAACACCTTTATAATTATCAATTTAGGAACCTATGTTGATAGTAACAATGTAAGGCTGAACTGCTGGTAAGtgtattagttttttttaaaaaaagtaaagCTGAAGTAACAATGTTTCTATTGACACACAAGAAAAATCCCTTGATTTGCACATGTCTCTACGTTTTGAGGTTTTTGTTTGAATAATTTCACTATGGCAGTGTTGTGAATATTATACTACTCCCACcaccgttctaaattataggccattttgacttttgtagatttatagactttgttatgcactttgatataccctatgtctagatgcataataatatttaattatgcatctagaaaagctaaatgacttataatttaggatggagggagtagctttgAAAGAATGAGAGCCTTAAGCCTACAATATGAGTTCAGGACTTCAGGTCTTCAGAAAAAGCTGCAGTTTATTGATCATATCCAAATGAAAAGAATGTGATCTTGTATTTGTAGAGCTTGAGCGAAAGGGGGTCTCTAGTTGAATTGGTTAGATGGCCTCAGTAGCACTCCTCAGGTTCTAGATTCGACTCCTCGTGGGAGCAAATTTCAGGTTAggtttaaaaattaaaaaaaatccggGAGCTGTTTTACCCCTCTCGGGTCGAGTTTTTATTTGTAGAGCTTCAGGCGGGGGATATGCTATTaaggcctgtttgtttccactaTTGGAGGATCCAGCTTTTAAGTTCCAGCTTGTGATCCAAAGTCCAAACATACTAATTAAGTAATTATGGTCCAGCTTTTACAATCTACCATGTTACCAACCCTAGATTGTGCAATCACACAAGCTACCTCATCGTAGCTTTTACTAGCTTGTGAGGCAACAACCTGGGCTGGATTCAAAACAGGCCCAAAATTAGGCTTTAGAAATATATGGGTGCATAAAGATACAGAATCTCACCTGAAAAGGAGCTCAGAGTTTATTAGGATACACCATTGAGCGGTTGAGCCTATGTTAGGAGATGTGAAGGTTCCTCTGGTTCCACTGCAACTTTCCCTATTAAAAATAAGGGCTCTTGTTTTCAGTTGCTTGAAAACCAAGCTTTTCCGTCAACGGAGCACCCTCTCTTCCAAATAAACATGGGTTAGAATTACGGTGGAAAAAATGAACTACTCTTCCCGCCAATCCCTCCTAATACCTATGGAGTGGGGAGAATTACGAAATATCCAAATACAGACCTCGTAAGTTCAAATCCACAGTATGCTAGTACGATTCTATCAGCAGTACCATCTTCATCGAATTTGAACTGACGTTTCCCGCCATGCTTGTGCACGACGACACACAGCCAACGACTTCTGCGACCGGCTTGCCTCCGTGGGTTTCACCTCGAACCTCATCACGTACCTCACCCTTCAGATGCACCTGCCGCTCGTCCACGCCTCCAACATCATCACCAACTACAACGGCACGGCGAACCTCACCCCGCTCGTCGGCGGCCTCATCGCCGACTCCTTCGCCGGCCGCTTCTGGACCATCACGTTCGGCTCCTTCGTCTACCAGCTCGGCATGGTCTGCCTCACCCTCTCCGCCGCGCTCCCCTCGCTGCATCCGCCGCCCTGCGCCAAGCACGCCGCCGACTGCCAGCGCGCGTCCTCCTACCAGATCGCCGTGCTCTACCTGTCGCTGCTCTGCACGTCCATCGGCACCGGGGGCACGCGCCCCTGCACCGTGGCGTTCGGCGCCGACCAGCTCGAGCTGAACGCGCAAGGGCGCCGGGGCGCCAGGCCCATGTGGAGCTTCTTCAACCTCTACTTCTTCACCGTCGAGCTCGCCAAGCTCACGGCCGTGACCGCCGTGGTGTACGTCCAGGAGAACGTCGGGTGGGGTTGGGGGCTCGGCGTGCCCACCATCGCCATGCTCGCCGCCGTGATTGCCTTCGTGTCCGGGTACTCGCTCTACGTCAGGATGCCGCCGGCGGGTAGCCCCATGGTCCGTCTGGCGCaggtcgccaccgccgcgttcAAGAAGCGGAAAGCCACCGTGCCGGACCCGAGCCTCCTGTACGAGGACAAGGAGCTCGATGCCGGCAtctccaccaccggccgcctTCTTCACACCGACCAGCTAAAGTAAGTTGAATAAATTTGGACGAAGTGCTTCGGAATTTGAGGTGCACGTACGAACTGACTTGTCGTTTCTCAAATCTCAATAGGTTCTTCGACAAGGCGGCTATAGTGACGGACGGCGACGTGCTGCCGTCCGGCGAGCCGAAGCTGTGGCGGCTCTCGACGGTGCACCGTGTCGAGGAGCTCAAGTCGATCATCCGCATCCTGCCGATCTGCGCCGCCGGCATCATCCTGGTGACATCGTCGTCGCACAACCACAGCTTCGCCATTCAGCAGGCGCGCACCATGGACCGCGACCTCACGCCGCACTTCAAGATCCCGCCAGCGTCCATGCTCATCTTCACCAACCTCGCCATGCTGCTGACACTGGCCTTCTACGACCGCGTGCTCGTCCGAGTGCTCCGCCGCTTCACCGGCCGCCCCAACGGCATCACCCACCTCCAGCGAACGGGCGTCGGCTTGACCATCGCCATGCTGTCGAACGCggtggccgccgtcgtcgagcGACAGCGCAGGTCCGTGGCTGCCGCAAGCGGGCTGCTCGACGATCCCAAGGCCACCCTGCCGATGA harbors:
- the LOC117850209 gene encoding protein NRT1/ PTR FAMILY 3.1 isoform X1, which codes for MAAEDGREEKRGAEAAVARKAKKQGGFRTMPFILANDFCDRLASVGFTSNLITYLTLQMHLPLVHASNIITNYNGTANLTPLVGGLIADSFAGRFWTITFGSFVYQLGMVCLTLSAALPSLHPPPCAKHAADCQRASSYQIAVLYLSLLCTSIGTGGTRPCTVAFGADQLELNAQGRRGARPMWSFFNLYFFTVELAKLTAVTAVVYVQENVGWGWGLGVPTIAMLAAVIAFVSGYSLYVRMPPAGSPMVRLAQVATAAFKKRKATVPDPSLLYEDKELDAGISTTGRLLHTDQLKFFDKAAIVTDGDVLPSGEPKLWRLSTVHRVEELKSIIRILPICAAGIILVTSSSHNHSFAIQQARTMDRDLTPHFKIPPASMLIFTNLAMLLTLAFYDRVLVRVLRRFTGRPNGITHLQRTGVGLTIAMLSNAVAAVVERQRRSVAAASGLLDDPKATLPMSVFWLVPQFTIHGIANAFMDVGRMEFLYDQAPESMRSTAAALYWLTFSIGSYLGTLLVTIVHAKTRRSGQWLPDNLNRGKLDNYYWLVVSLEVVNLVYFFVCVKYYTFKPLETVGGEEEVELYHGSGNGTDGAKKQGGSFK
- the LOC117850209 gene encoding protein NRT1/ PTR FAMILY 3.1 isoform X2, translated to MHLPLVHASNIITNYNGTANLTPLVGGLIADSFAGRFWTITFGSFVYQLGMVCLTLSAALPSLHPPPCAKHAADCQRASSYQIAVLYLSLLCTSIGTGGTRPCTVAFGADQLELNAQGRRGARPMWSFFNLYFFTVELAKLTAVTAVVYVQENVGWGWGLGVPTIAMLAAVIAFVSGYSLYVRMPPAGSPMVRLAQVATAAFKKRKATVPDPSLLYEDKELDAGISTTGRLLHTDQLKFFDKAAIVTDGDVLPSGEPKLWRLSTVHRVEELKSIIRILPICAAGIILVTSSSHNHSFAIQQARTMDRDLTPHFKIPPASMLIFTNLAMLLTLAFYDRVLVRVLRRFTGRPNGITHLQRTGVGLTIAMLSNAVAAVVERQRRSVAAASGLLDDPKATLPMSVFWLVPQFTIHGIANAFMDVGRMEFLYDQAPESMRSTAAALYWLTFSIGSYLGTLLVTIVHAKTRRSGQWLPDNLNRGKLDNYYWLVVSLEVVNLVYFFVCVKYYTFKPLETVGGEEEVELYHGSGNGTDGAKKQGGSFK